The genome window GTCATCTGACCACAGGATGGAAAATTTGTGGTAGGAATTTTTTCTGAGGTATAAAAATTGGCTAAAAAGTTAAGCAAAAGATATAAAGAGTTAAAAGCTAAAATTGATGGAGAGAAAACGCACTCTCTTGAAGAGGCATCTGCTCTTGTAAAAGATTTAAAATCTACAAAGTTTGATGAGACTGTTGAGATTTCTATGAACTTAGGAGTTGATCCTCGACATGCGGATCAAATGATTCGGGGTTCTGTTGTTCTACCACATGGAACAGGAAAAACAATCCGAATCGCTGTATTTGCAAGAGGTGCGAAAGCTGATGAGGCTAAAAATGCTGGTGCTGACATTGTTGGTGCTGAAGATTTAGTTGCTGACATTAAAGCTGGAAAAATTGATTTTGATATTGCTGTTGCTACTCCAGACACAATGGGACTTGTTGGACAAATTGGTCGGATTCTCGGGCCAAAAGGTTTAATGCCAAACCCTAAAACTGGAACTGTAACAATGGATGTTACTGGTGCAATCAACAATTTAAAAGCTGGTCAAGTAAATTTCCGAGTTGATAAAAAAGGAAATATGCATGCTGGTATTGCAAAAGTTAGTTTCTCAAAAGAGGCTATTCTTGAAAATGCAACTGATTTTATCAAAGCAATCAACAAACAAAAACCTGCATCGGCAAAAGGGAAATATATCAAAAATGCTACTATTTCTCTAACAATGAGTCCAGCAGTTAAACTTGATACAGCTGTAATTTCAGACATCAAGTAAAACATAAATTTCCATTTCTTTTTTTGAAATGGAAAAAAACCAGATTTAAATCCAAAAAAATAACTCTAAAGTATA of Thiovulum sp. ES contains these proteins:
- a CDS encoding ribosomal protein L1 (PFAM: Ribosomal protein L1p/L10e family~TIGRFAM: ribosomal protein L1, bacterial/chloroplast) yields the protein MAKKLSKRYKELKAKIDGEKTHSLEEASALVKDLKSTKFDETVEISMNLGVDPRHADQMIRGSVVLPHGTGKTIRIAVFARGAKADEAKNAGADIVGAEDLVADIKAGKIDFDIAVATPDTMGLVGQIGRILGPKGLMPNPKTGTVTMDVTGAINNLKAGQVNFRVDKKGNMHAGIAKVSFSKEAILENATDFIKAINKQKPASAKGKYIKNATISLTMSPAVKLDTAVISDIK